From Ignavibacteria bacterium, one genomic window encodes:
- a CDS encoding COX15/CtaA family protein, with the protein MTSNAAPTRNLRMLNIVSIALCVLTFGLIVWGAHVNTTRSGMAFPDWPTSNLAPMITYQPSEWLWAKDRFWEHGHRLFASLVGLVTTVVLILAVRITPVDARPHRAIGIVVGVVLATIITAIFGLNLMPPGFMEVFMIGLGVLLTAFLVKAAKAPSQSRLVWLSLAAFVGVCLQGTFGGYTVRNNLPDWTSTTHGVLAEIFLMIIIGIALLSSSSWNAKRAQPSVRSFTMSVVALTWGLTFLQFVLGALTRHTDAWGVSVTFPQWSEDGFLPSPDLWQHAQVTIHFLHRTTAYLVAFFVILQYFIVRRDGAPRDVRRSSMFAALLVLVQVFLGAMILWTYRGELVTTLHVMTGVVLVILNTITMYSTFRRPLTQPSPNAMSGGVVAGQGGH; encoded by the coding sequence TGCGCTGTGCGTTCTAACGTTCGGTCTGATCGTTTGGGGAGCGCATGTGAACACAACGCGCAGCGGAATGGCATTCCCTGATTGGCCTACATCGAACCTTGCTCCGATGATCACCTATCAGCCGTCGGAGTGGCTTTGGGCAAAGGATCGGTTCTGGGAGCACGGTCACCGACTCTTCGCAAGTCTTGTTGGACTTGTGACAACGGTGGTCCTGATCTTGGCCGTTCGGATCACACCTGTAGATGCTCGTCCGCACCGTGCCATTGGTATCGTTGTGGGCGTGGTTCTCGCCACGATCATCACAGCCATCTTTGGACTCAACCTCATGCCTCCCGGCTTCATGGAAGTCTTCATGATCGGACTTGGTGTGTTGTTAACGGCATTTCTTGTGAAGGCGGCAAAAGCCCCTTCTCAGAGCCGATTGGTGTGGTTGTCACTTGCTGCATTTGTGGGTGTGTGTTTGCAGGGAACGTTCGGTGGGTATACCGTCCGAAACAATCTTCCTGACTGGACATCCACAACACACGGTGTGTTGGCTGAGATCTTCTTGATGATCATCATCGGCATAGCCTTGCTTTCTTCGTCGTCGTGGAATGCGAAGCGTGCACAGCCGTCGGTTCGGTCGTTCACCATGAGTGTTGTTGCCCTTACCTGGGGCTTGACCTTCTTGCAATTCGTGCTTGGTGCTCTTACTCGTCACACCGATGCATGGGGTGTGAGTGTGACCTTCCCGCAGTGGAGTGAAGACGGTTTCCTTCCGTCGCCTGATCTGTGGCAACACGCCCAGGTCACCATTCATTTCTTGCACAGAACAACGGCATATCTCGTTGCCTTCTTCGTGATCCTGCAGTACTTCATCGTTCGCAGGGACGGGGCTCCTCGTGATGTTCGTCGGTCTTCCATGTTTGCAGCACTACTTGTTCTGGTTCAAGTCTTCCTTGGTGCGATGATCCTCTGGACCTATCGTGGCGAGCTTGTAACCACCTTGCATGTGATGACCGGTGTGGTCCTTGTGATCCTCAACACCATTACGATGTACTCCACGTTCCGCAGGCCCCTTACCCAACCATCGCCAAATGCGATGTCTGGTGGTGTAGTGGCAGGGCAGGGGGGACATTGA
- the cyoE gene encoding protoheme IX farnesyltransferase, which translates to MAMHDTDAVAMNVDLPMEKETSVLRHYYELTKPGISQMVAMSTLAGYYLAIPGDVTSYAAIGSNWVHFLSTMVGTLAISSGSCVVNHIMEKDADARMKRTSTRPIPAGIISVREAMIFAGVLTLVGAALLATINVLTFLLAIGTWLSYVAVYTPLKRKSSLAVIIGGVPGALPFAGGWTAVRGSMDPMAWSLFAILFFWQLPHFYALSWMYRSDYRAGGFVLRAISDDSGKTLGMQMTVTSVLTLASLVVPTMLGSTGWLYLVGSLVLGLWLTAESALFVRKADASAARRVLLTSYAVLMGVILLMFLDKQ; encoded by the coding sequence ATGGCCATGCACGACACAGACGCCGTAGCCATGAACGTTGATCTCCCGATGGAGAAAGAGACGTCCGTGCTTCGTCATTACTACGAGCTCACCAAGCCGGGCATCAGTCAGATGGTTGCCATGAGCACCTTGGCCGGCTATTACCTTGCTATTCCGGGCGACGTAACGTCCTATGCTGCCATCGGTAGCAATTGGGTGCACTTCCTCTCAACGATGGTTGGCACCTTGGCTATCAGTAGCGGCAGTTGTGTTGTGAATCACATCATGGAGAAGGATGCCGACGCGCGCATGAAGCGCACGTCAACACGTCCGATACCGGCTGGTATCATCTCTGTACGTGAGGCAATGATCTTTGCCGGCGTTCTTACGTTGGTAGGAGCGGCTCTTCTTGCAACGATCAATGTCCTAACATTTCTCTTGGCCATTGGTACGTGGCTCAGCTATGTGGCTGTGTATACTCCGCTCAAGCGCAAGTCTTCTCTGGCCGTGATCATTGGTGGGGTGCCTGGTGCACTTCCGTTCGCTGGAGGCTGGACCGCCGTACGAGGATCCATGGATCCCATGGCGTGGTCGCTCTTTGCGATTCTCTTCTTCTGGCAACTCCCGCATTTCTATGCACTCTCGTGGATGTACCGGTCCGATTATCGGGCAGGGGGCTTTGTGTTGCGTGCTATCAGCGATGACAGCGGTAAAACGCTTGGCATGCAGATGACCGTAACCAGTGTGTTGACGTTGGCGAGTCTTGTTGTTCCAACGATGCTTGGGTCAACAGGGTGGTTGTATCTCGTAGGATCCCTCGTTCTCGGACTCTGGCTTACGGCCGAGAGTGCACTCTTCGTACGCAAGGCAGATGCCTCGGCTGCGAGACGTGTCCTTCTCACGTCGTATGCCGTTCTGATGGGCGTTATCCTGCTCATGTTCCTCGATAAACAGTGA
- a CDS encoding cytochrome c oxidase subunit 3 produces the protein MSSALNLSHEPVTKVKHGKVAMWAFLASELMFFSGFFGTFIVLRNTNYEVFKHGAHELAWPLALLNTFILIGSSLTMAMAIYHLERHNNGKFRTYLGLTILGAFGFLIVKYFEYSAKWQHHLFPGQEEHTVFFSFYFLMTGFHAMHVVGGLIPMVYMFFKSYTKSAYPHPGKVETLGLYWHFVDLMWIFIFPALYLIFP, from the coding sequence ATGTCTTCAGCATTGAATCTTTCGCACGAGCCGGTCACAAAGGTCAAGCATGGCAAGGTTGCCATGTGGGCCTTCCTTGCCTCCGAGCTCATGTTCTTCTCCGGATTCTTCGGCACGTTCATCGTGTTGCGGAACACGAACTATGAGGTGTTCAAGCACGGCGCGCATGAACTTGCATGGCCGCTCGCTCTTTTGAACACATTCATCCTCATCGGAAGCTCGCTCACGATGGCCATGGCCATCTACCACTTGGAGCGTCATAACAACGGGAAGTTCCGCACCTATCTCGGACTCACGATCCTTGGGGCCTTCGGCTTCCTCATCGTGAAGTACTTTGAATATTCGGCCAAGTGGCAACACCATTTGTTCCCGGGACAGGAAGAGCATACAGTATTCTTCTCGTTCTACTTCCTTATGACAGGATTCCACGCCATGCACGTTGTAGGCGGCTTGATCCCAATGGTCTACATGTTCTTCAAGTCCTACACCAAGAGTGCGTATCCACATCCCGGTAAGGTTGAGACACTCGGTCTCTATTGGCACTTCGTGGATCTGATGTGGATCTTCATCTTCCCGGCACTCTACCTCATCTTCCCATAA
- a CDS encoding cytochrome C oxidase subunit IV family protein → MSNDHGNVLPSYMKVFATLCTLTLVTVGAAELIHFGDLGPIPGYSINIFVGIVIAVVKVICVMYIFMHLKFDHPMLRFFVYVPVFLFFVMSFALNFLEKWTYTR, encoded by the coding sequence ATGAGTAACGATCACGGAAACGTTCTGCCCTCCTACATGAAGGTGTTTGCGACGCTTTGCACGCTTACCCTTGTTACCGTTGGTGCCGCTGAACTCATTCATTTCGGCGACCTCGGCCCCATCCCCGGTTATTCCATCAACATCTTTGTTGGTATTGTCATTGCCGTGGTCAAGGTGATCTGTGTGATGTACATCTTCATGCACCTCAAATTCGATCACCCGATGCTGCGCTTCTTTGTGTATGTGCCGGTCTTCCTGTTCTTTGTGATGAGCTTTGCGCTGAACTTCCTTGAGAAGTGGACCTACACGCGGTAA
- a CDS encoding SCO family protein, which produces MKHRPTISLVAVLSVVTLIISACGTKDALEQKSATSFDSLPVLRTVTPFEGIDQNGKPLTSSSLKGHTWLASFFFTRCETICPALNTVQTTLQRDFADRLTFVSISSDPEFDSPPVMKTYGEQFGAKDGVWWFVNMPQEKMLDVAANGLGLIPPGSPEMHSTRFVLVDSAMKVRGYYDSADSSDVAKLRSILTELK; this is translated from the coding sequence GTGAAGCATCGACCGACCATATCTCTCGTAGCTGTGCTGAGTGTAGTGACACTCATCATCAGTGCGTGCGGCACCAAGGATGCGCTCGAGCAGAAGAGTGCAACATCATTCGATTCGTTGCCTGTTCTTCGCACGGTTACGCCCTTTGAGGGGATCGATCAGAATGGGAAGCCCCTTACCTCTTCTTCATTGAAGGGGCATACGTGGCTTGCGTCGTTCTTCTTCACGCGGTGTGAGACGATCTGTCCGGCATTGAATACCGTGCAGACAACACTCCAGCGCGACTTTGCAGACCGCCTCACATTCGTATCCATTTCGTCCGACCCCGAGTTTGACTCGCCCCCTGTGATGAAGACCTATGGCGAGCAATTCGGAGCGAAGGATGGCGTATGGTGGTTTGTAAACATGCCACAAGAGAAAATGCTTGATGTGGCTGCCAATGGACTTGGTTTGATCCCGCCCGGAAGTCCGGAGATGCATTCAACACGATTCGTGTTGGTGGATTCGGCCATGAAGGTGCGTGGGTATTATGACAGTGCCGATTCTTCTGATGTGGCAAAACTTCGTTCCATTCTCACGGAGCTGAAGTGA
- a CDS encoding DUF420 domain-containing protein, translated as MEDLPAVNAGLNATSTVLLLTGYRFIRAKKIQQHRMMMILAFCVSMIFLACYLLHKWHLHQTTGSFNTTFQGTGVWRGVYFFILITHVLLAITVPVLATITIRRGLKMSVEAHRRIARITLPVWLYVSVTGVVVYFMLYQWFAVA; from the coding sequence TTGGAGGATCTACCAGCAGTGAATGCAGGACTCAATGCAACAAGCACCGTTTTGTTGCTTACCGGGTACAGGTTCATTCGCGCAAAGAAGATCCAGCAACATCGCATGATGATGATATTGGCCTTCTGTGTGTCAATGATCTTTCTTGCCTGTTATCTTCTTCATAAGTGGCATTTGCATCAGACCACGGGGTCGTTCAATACCACATTTCAGGGAACAGGTGTTTGGCGGGGAGTCTATTTCTTCATCCTCATAACACACGTGCTGTTGGCCATCACCGTACCGGTGTTGGCAACGATCACGATACGGAGAGGATTGAAGATGAGTGTTGAGGCACATCGTCGGATCGCGCGGATCACATTGCCTGTATGGCTCTATGTTTCCGTGACAGGTGTGGTGGTGTATTTCATGTTGTATCAATGGTTCGCTGTTGCATGA
- a CDS encoding cytochrome c3 family protein, with the protein MFSRRFDMGVKVGGAVIGAVAAIAFLLVFFGVRNDVADVGYRPEQPVPFSHKLHTGTLQIQCQYCHAGVEASAHSPVPTTQTCMNCHTAVRAESPRLQVVRDSYESGQPIEWARIHKVPDYVHFNHSRHIRAQIDCKSCHGPVEEMGVVSQFKPLTMGWCLDCHRNPEKNIIGARPISGVFTGKLHKVKDLMDSTYIFTPIAAQVGESTPITVPQFGSYETAIPPVTVAGIPHPKKAGIGPENCSACHY; encoded by the coding sequence ATGTTCTCACGCCGGTTCGACATGGGAGTGAAGGTTGGGGGTGCTGTTATCGGTGCCGTCGCAGCCATCGCGTTCCTCCTCGTATTCTTTGGGGTACGGAACGATGTTGCAGACGTTGGATATCGTCCGGAACAACCCGTACCGTTCTCACATAAGCTGCACACTGGAACGCTCCAGATCCAATGCCAATACTGTCACGCAGGGGTTGAGGCATCGGCGCATTCGCCGGTACCCACCACGCAGACATGTATGAACTGCCACACGGCAGTGAGGGCGGAAAGTCCGCGTCTTCAAGTGGTTCGTGATTCCTACGAGTCGGGTCAGCCGATCGAGTGGGCACGTATCCACAAGGTGCCGGACTACGTGCACTTCAATCACAGCCGACACATTCGTGCGCAGATCGACTGCAAGAGCTGCCATGGTCCGGTTGAAGAGATGGGTGTTGTGTCGCAGTTCAAGCCCCTTACCATGGGTTGGTGTCTTGACTGTCACCGCAATCCAGAGAAGAACATCATTGGTGCACGTCCGATCTCCGGTGTGTTCACAGGGAAGCTTCACAAGGTGAAGGACCTGATGGACAGCACATACATCTTTACGCCGATCGCAGCACAGGTAGGTGAGTCAACACCGATCACTGTGCCGCAGTTCGGTTCGTACGAGACGGCGATCCCACCAGTGACCGTTGCTGGTATTCCGCATCCGAAAAAGGCCGGTATTGGTCCGGAAAACTGTTCGGCTTGCCATTATTGA
- a CDS encoding Fe-S-cluster-containing hydrogenase, protein MSDRSLHASKNTTWKSIDELAHGPLESGEFAPGTTSAPVFDSTVSRRGFMALVSASMALTAAACRRPEQKLVPSVKSLENATPGLPVYYTSVYSHRNVAYGAIIKTREGRPIKVKGNELHGSNCGTASSEMQASLLSLYDPDRIRRPRLGNGQTSFDAAASKIAEAIAEAQGAGKKVAIMVDEHCSPTYAALLADLSAAVPNTMIVTMPAIVCDNAAIANQSVLGVNGEIVPDLSKASVILSVDADFLGTDKLALHHTGRFAARRTPSAANATMSDLTVAEAQYSLTGMNADHRVRLHPSQLEAFLGAVEREIAGGSAIGGDLASAATPETSKAATEAAARLKTAPAGEAVVLAGRHLSPRAQAVALNISAALGAVGAGKTIDAANVLPNSQAKSAEIDALRNEMSAGNVHVALFCDVNPEYTSDRAFRTALAKVPVRAAINLYEDETASIAQVSIPGSHWLESWGSARTFDGTISIQQPMIAPLCEGVPSTEDTLIAIGKKVNAAFLGETATYADYVKNWANTSVLASMPGTTWNALLTKGAIGPATPNVGSGMMNISAGAALATASVGNGMVVLTVPSIAMYDGKLANNGWLQELPDPVTKITWDNVALISPSTAIALGLAEGKDAKAIAKANEKVVTVTTSHGAIDLPVMVQPGMADNVVVTQLGYGRTAGGKVMTGVGSNAYVLAGGGHTVSYANASSVKVVDGKRHRVATTQQHHTLSDGHGDRPVAKMMTLGDVKAKNFDVVSEHFFDEGTDGKYKTPLSANKAYEYKGHRWGMVIDMSSCTGCSSCIIACQSENNIPVVGKDQVLVGREMHWIRLDRYYIGDMDAPGAIVEPMLCQHCENAPCENVCPVAATTHSPEGLNEMTYNRCVGTRYCLNNCPYKVRRFNFLNYSAMNEQKPLDLAYNPEVTNRFRGVMEKCTFCVQRLHEAKWNARDNGRSRVMDGEAVTACQEACPAGAIIFGDMNDPKSRVSVARQNERGFRVLSDINVRPSVTYLAKVVNAPATPKEAGAGHHS, encoded by the coding sequence ATGTCCGATCGTTCGCTCCACGCTTCCAAGAACACGACGTGGAAGAGCATCGATGAGCTCGCCCACGGTCCACTGGAATCCGGCGAGTTCGCACCAGGCACAACGTCAGCTCCCGTTTTTGATTCTACGGTGAGCCGACGCGGCTTCATGGCCCTTGTGTCGGCATCGATGGCTCTCACGGCTGCAGCATGCCGCCGTCCGGAGCAGAAACTCGTTCCTTCCGTGAAATCCCTCGAGAACGCCACGCCAGGTCTGCCCGTCTACTATACTTCGGTGTATTCGCACCGGAACGTAGCATACGGTGCGATCATCAAGACGCGCGAAGGCCGTCCGATCAAGGTGAAGGGCAACGAGTTGCACGGCAGCAACTGCGGTACTGCTTCGTCTGAAATGCAGGCTTCGCTACTTTCCTTATACGATCCGGATCGTATCCGCCGTCCGCGTCTCGGCAATGGCCAAACATCATTCGATGCAGCTGCATCGAAGATCGCAGAGGCAATTGCTGAAGCACAGGGAGCAGGGAAGAAGGTTGCTATCATGGTGGACGAGCATTGCTCGCCAACGTACGCGGCCCTCCTTGCAGATCTTTCTGCGGCAGTTCCAAACACGATGATCGTTACGATGCCTGCCATTGTCTGTGACAATGCGGCCATCGCAAATCAAAGTGTTCTCGGCGTCAACGGCGAGATCGTGCCAGACCTCTCAAAGGCCTCGGTGATCTTGAGCGTTGATGCCGACTTCCTCGGTACAGATAAACTCGCACTCCATCATACGGGTCGCTTCGCTGCACGCCGCACGCCGTCGGCTGCGAATGCAACGATGTCCGATCTTACGGTAGCGGAAGCTCAGTATTCTCTTACCGGTATGAACGCTGATCATCGCGTTCGCCTTCATCCGTCGCAACTCGAGGCCTTTCTCGGTGCCGTGGAGCGCGAGATCGCAGGTGGTAGTGCTATCGGCGGTGACCTTGCATCTGCAGCTACCCCGGAAACGTCAAAGGCCGCTACAGAGGCAGCAGCACGTCTCAAGACAGCCCCAGCAGGAGAAGCAGTTGTTCTTGCCGGACGTCATCTTTCGCCGCGTGCACAAGCCGTTGCACTGAACATTAGTGCTGCCCTTGGAGCTGTTGGTGCAGGGAAGACGATCGATGCAGCCAATGTTCTTCCGAACTCGCAGGCGAAGTCCGCCGAGATCGATGCACTTCGCAACGAGATGTCAGCCGGTAACGTCCACGTTGCTCTCTTCTGCGACGTGAACCCAGAGTACACGTCAGACCGCGCCTTCCGCACGGCCCTGGCAAAGGTGCCGGTTCGCGCAGCGATCAATCTCTACGAAGATGAAACCGCATCGATCGCACAGGTAAGCATCCCGGGCTCGCATTGGCTTGAGTCATGGGGCTCAGCACGCACATTCGATGGTACGATCAGCATCCAACAGCCAATGATCGCTCCGCTTTGTGAAGGTGTTCCTTCAACAGAGGATACGTTGATCGCGATCGGCAAGAAGGTCAATGCTGCCTTCCTCGGTGAAACAGCTACCTATGCCGACTACGTGAAGAACTGGGCGAACACGTCGGTGCTGGCATCAATGCCGGGCACCACCTGGAATGCACTGCTCACGAAGGGCGCTATCGGCCCGGCCACACCAAACGTTGGATCCGGCATGATGAACATATCCGCCGGTGCAGCGCTTGCCACGGCCTCTGTAGGCAATGGCATGGTGGTCCTCACGGTTCCGTCGATCGCGATGTATGACGGCAAGCTTGCCAACAACGGTTGGCTTCAAGAGCTTCCGGACCCGGTCACAAAGATCACTTGGGATAACGTTGCGCTGATCAGCCCAAGCACAGCCATTGCTCTCGGTCTTGCCGAAGGCAAGGATGCAAAGGCCATCGCAAAGGCAAATGAGAAGGTTGTAACAGTTACCACGTCACACGGTGCTATCGATCTGCCGGTGATGGTGCAGCCTGGTATGGCTGACAACGTTGTTGTGACACAACTTGGCTACGGCCGTACGGCTGGCGGCAAGGTCATGACCGGAGTTGGTTCAAATGCCTATGTTCTTGCCGGTGGGGGACATACGGTATCGTATGCAAACGCTTCTTCGGTAAAGGTTGTTGACGGAAAGCGTCACCGCGTTGCCACAACACAGCAGCATCATACGCTTAGCGATGGACACGGTGATCGTCCCGTTGCCAAGATGATGACCCTTGGTGATGTGAAGGCCAAGAACTTTGATGTTGTCAGCGAACACTTCTTTGATGAAGGCACTGATGGCAAGTACAAGACGCCCCTTTCGGCAAATAAGGCATACGAGTATAAGGGACATCGTTGGGGTATGGTGATCGACATGAGCTCCTGCACAGGATGCTCATCATGTATCATCGCATGCCAGAGCGAGAACAACATTCCTGTGGTAGGGAAGGATCAGGTCTTGGTGGGTCGCGAGATGCACTGGATCCGACTCGACCGTTACTACATAGGCGATATGGATGCGCCGGGCGCGATCGTAGAGCCGATGTTGTGTCAGCACTGCGAAAATGCTCCGTGTGAAAATGTGTGTCCGGTAGCGGCCACAACACACTCACCTGAAGGTCTCAATGAGATGACGTACAACCGTTGTGTTGGTACACGCTACTGCCTCAACAACTGTCCGTACAAGGTCCGTCGATTCAACTTCCTCAACTATTCGGCGATGAACGAGCAGAAACCGCTCGATCTTGCCTATAACCCTGAAGTGACCAATCGCTTCCGCGGTGTGATGGAGAAGTGTACGTTCTGCGTGCAGCGTCT